In Magnolia sinica isolate HGM2019 chromosome 12, MsV1, whole genome shotgun sequence, a single genomic region encodes these proteins:
- the LOC131221921 gene encoding callose synthase 3-like isoform X2 codes for MLAFPQKSKTTNTFDLGTEPTPVHAPMIPPNKEKQAVKFAQLWNKIISSFREEDLISNREMDLLLVPYCADRDLDLIQWSPFLLASKGHK; via the exons ATGCTTGCATTTCCCCAGAAATCAAAAACTACCAACACGTTTGATCTTGGCACTGAACCAACTCCAGTTCATGCCCCAATG ATCCCACCTAATAAAGAGAAGCAGGCTGTGAAATTTGCCCAACTGTGGAACAAAATTATTAGTAGTTTTAGAGAGGAAGATTTAATAAGTAACAG GGAAATGGACTTGTTGCTAGTTCCATATTGTGCTGATCGTGATTTGGACCTTATCCAATGGTCTCCTTTCCTGCTTGCCAGCAAG GGTCATAAATGA
- the LOC131221921 gene encoding callose synthase 3-like isoform X1, producing MLAFPQKSKTTNTFDLGTEPTPVHAPMIPPNKEKQAVKFAQLWNKIISSFREEDLISNREMDLLLVPYCADRDLDLIQWSPFLLASKVCIACLI from the exons ATGCTTGCATTTCCCCAGAAATCAAAAACTACCAACACGTTTGATCTTGGCACTGAACCAACTCCAGTTCATGCCCCAATG ATCCCACCTAATAAAGAGAAGCAGGCTGTGAAATTTGCCCAACTGTGGAACAAAATTATTAGTAGTTTTAGAGAGGAAGATTTAATAAGTAACAG GGAAATGGACTTGTTGCTAGTTCCATATTGTGCTGATCGTGATTTGGACCTTATCCAATGGTCTCCTTTCCTGCTTGCCAGCAAGGTTTGTATTGCTTGTTTGATTTAG